The Candidatus Uhrbacteria bacterium DNA window TCCTGCCTAGGATAGCAGGGGAGGTCTCCCAAGTAATTCTGCTTGGGCGGTCTCACGGTGATTCTGTCACTGGAGAGAGCCATGTTTCGTGTTCCTTTCTTTCCTTCCATCCGCTTCCTGCCCCGCGTGTTCTGGATCGTCATGGCGTTCTTCCTGTTCTGCGAGAACGGCTGCAACCTGAAGAGCGCGGACGACATCGCCGCCCTGCGCGCGGAACATCCGGACGGTGCCAACACGGGCGGCGAGGACACGGGCCACGGTGAGGACGACGAGTCCCCGCCGCTGCCCGGCGGCAACGACGACGGCGGCGAGGGCGGACCCACCGACGAGTGGGGGAACCCACTCCCGCTCCTCTCGCTTCCCTTCGAGGAAGGCGACGCACGTCTGTGCACGCAAGGTGCCAACGACCTGCCGACGCACCAGTTCCCCTCCACCAAGTGGGGGGTGGACTGGGACACGAGCAACACGGTGGACGAACCGGTGTTCTCGCCGGTGCCGGGTGTGGTACACGTGCACGACGACCCCACGAACGGGTTCGGCCGGCACGTGTGCGTGGAACTTGACGATGCGATCAACCGCTCCGTCTGTCTGGCCCACCTCGACGCGATTTTCGTCGCCGACGGCACTCACGTGCAGGCGGGACAGATCATCGGCATCGAAGGATGCACTGGCAACTGCACGGGCGACCACGTCCACATGGGGCTCATGGAGGGCGACCCCTCGGCAAGCGCCGACGACCTCCTCTCGATTCCCTTCGCGTACCAGACGCGTGACGTAACGACGGATGAAGTCATGGCCTACAGCCTGCCGGTCGAAGACCTTGTCTGCGGCCTCACGACGGGACATCACTACGAGTCGCAGCTGCGCGCGCCGCGCTGGCACCCCGACGGGGTGCTCGTGCAAGTACCGGGCAGCCCCGACATCTACGTGGTGGACCAGGGCACGCTCCACCTCATCGAGGACGAAGAAGTGTTCTCGAGCTACAACTGGAAATTCTCGAACGTCGTCCAGATCTCGCCGCGTGAGTTCGCGTGCTGGGACGTGGGGGAGACCCTCATGGTTCCCGAGTGCTACCGCGCCGCCGTAGATTCGAACGGGATGGCGTGGATGGCCTACGAGTGCGCGGACAACCCCGGTCGTTTCCGGCGTCCCGTTCCTTTCCAGCCGGCGGAGGCCGTGCTTGACTCGTGGGGGATTGTCTCGGTGGCGCCCTCCGGCTCCGTGCTCGCGGCCACGCTCCTCTCCTACCCGGTCGGTGTCGGCCCTGCGTATCTGCGTGACGGCACGATCGTACGAGAAACGTCGAGCGATCAGCTCTACGTCATCATCGAGAGCGTCGCCATGCCTTTCGACGACCCCTCGGTGTGGGAAGTCCTGGGCCTCTCCCGGCTCCCCGTCATCGTCGTGCCAGACGGAACGCTCGAAAGCATCGTGCTCGCGACGGGCGACTGCGATGCCTATCAAGGGTGTGTGGACTGGACGCGCGTGCTGCAGTGTGGCGGCTCCATTTCCACCGACTGGGTGGAAGACGGCGGGACGGGCGGAGACGATCCTCCCGAAGACCCTGCTTGCCTCATGGATGCCGATGGAGATGGCGTGGTGGACTGTGACGACAACTGCCCGCTTCACGACAACGCCGATCAGGGCGACGTGGACGCGGATGGTGTCGGCGACTCGTGCGATCCGGATGCCGACGGCGACAGCGTGCCAAACGGCGAGGACTGCGACATGTTCGACGCGAGTGTGGGCGAGTGCCCGCCTCCGGGCGACGACGATGCCGTGCCTGACGACGATGACGAAACGCCTCCAGCCGATGATGACGACTCGCACGACGAGGAGCCGGAGCATCCGCCCGCAGACGACGACGCAACGGAGGACGTGCCTGACGACGACGTAACCGAAGAGCCGACGCCGTCCAGTGATGACGACAGCACGGATCCGCCCGAGGAACTCGAGGACGACCCAACGCCGCCGCCCACGCCCGACGATCCGCCGGTGATCGAGGGGACCTCGATTCTCGAGATCTTCTACACGCCGCCGCCGTTCCTTTCGCCCTACACCGAGATCTCTCTTTCGGGCGAGTACATTCTGGCGGACGGCTCCTACGGCCTCCTCTGGACGTCAGGACTCATGACGATGGTGAACGCCGGAAGCCTCTACTTCCTTCTGCCCGGCGTCGCAAGCGGCGACACTTTCCGCTTCTCCATCGAGTTCTACGATGCGCCCATGAACTACCTCAACTGGGCCTGCGTGCCGCCCGCGCCCTACGCAACGGCGGGCACGCTCTCGGCCTTCGTGGACGGCAACCCCGTCTCGATCGCCCTCATCGACAACTTTCTCGGTGGTTGCGAAGACTTCGTCATGATTCCGTAAGGGGAACGGACGCAACCACTCTTGCCCCGCCATTCGCGGGGCTTTCGAAATTTAGGAGGACTATTACTTCGGGGACCGTTCCCTCTATCGTTGTGGAAAGCTTTTTCCCCAGCGGTGCTATAATGAACACCAGAATATGCGCGCGTGGATCAAACACGCCATTTCGGTTTTGGGAAGGAAAAAAATCTTGCCGCTTGTTTTGTTTTTTTTGCTCGTCCCCGCATTTGCGTTTGCGGCGGATACGGAAATTCCCGACGGCATCGAATCTTTTTTGCTTGTGATCGGCGGGCTCATGCTTCACGTGGTGAACGCGATGGGGAAACTCATCTCTACACTCATGGAGCTCGTGATTGTTCCTATCATGCAGTACGACGGGTTTGCGTCGAGTAAGGTGATCGGCGCTGGGTGGGGAGTGGTGCGCGACATCATGAACATGGGGTTCATCGTGGCACTGCTCATTATCGCCATGGTGACGATATTTGGCGGGCAAGTAGGATCATGGTCGGTGAAGTGGCAGCAGCAGATTCCGCGGCTTCTCCTTTTCGCTATCCTTATCAACTTCAGCCGTCTTATTTGCAGCCTGCTTATTGATATTGGGCAGGTGTTCATGCTCACGTTCGCCAACGCCGTCAAAGACATCGCCGGTGGGAATATTATCCAACTCTTTGGTTTGCCGGATATTGTCAGCTTTGATACCGACAAAATCGCCAAACTCTTGGAAAAGGATCCAAACGGGCAGGGAGTGGATCCCTTTGGGCTTTTCGCTTCGGCATTTTTGGCGCTCATCATGATGCTTGTTGTGCTTGGCACCATGATTATTCTTACCGTCGTTCTTATCTACCGCATCGTAATGCTTTGGATTTTGGTTGTTCTCTCGCCGCTCGCATTTTTCTTTGGTGGCGCTAAAGGACTTTTTGGTAGCAAGGTGAAACCCTATGAAGACTGGTGGGCGAAGTTCACAGGCTCTGTGGCCGTCGGTCCCGTGCTCATTTTCTTCTTATGGCTCACGCTTTCGGTAGCGGGAAGCGGTAATATTGCAGCGTCGGAAGAGTTCCCCGTGGGCACATCCGCACGGACAGATTTTGATGCAAGCGGTCCAAACGGCAACCAATTTTTGATCCGCATCGGCGAACCTGGACGACTTTTAAGCTTCATTATCGGCATTGGCATGATGTATGCGGGTTTTGAAGCAGCCACGAGTTTTGCCGGCGCGCTTCCGGGCGCCGCATCCAAATTGGTATCGGGCGGCGTGCGCGGCGCGCTTGGCATTGGGGCGGGAGCGACGGCGGGCGCTGCTTTGTTGGCCGGACGCGGCGCGCTCAAGGCGGGCGCGCTTGGTGCGCGTGGCGCCGCAGCTGTTGGGGGTGCAGGTTTTGGGTTTCTGGCAAAAACAGGTGGAGGTCAAGCGGTTCAAAGCGCTGTGGCGGGAGCGGCTCGTGGGCTTGGAGGCGCGCTTCAGGGAACGGGTGCTCTTGGTGCGGCGTTGGGGCTTCGTGCTCTTGGACGCAAGGCAACGCGTACGGGCACCGAGCTTGAGGAGAACCGCCGTACCGCTCTTGCGGAGCGCGTGAAGAAAGAGGGCGAGGACGTTAAGGAATACACAAAGGATGAAATTGACGCGAACTTGAAGTCGAAAGCACTGACACCAGACGGCGTGGCGCGTCAGCAGGCTATGCGCTATCGCGTGCTTACGGACGACAAACTGCGTAAAGAGTACGACCAGGAAGATCTCCAGAAGATGGTGGGCGAGTTTGAAAAAGCCGGAGGCGAGGAAATGCTTCATGGCGACCACGACATGGAGAAGAAGTACAAGGATGCGTTGAAGAAGCGGCCGGACTTGATTGGCGATCCGGCGAAACGCGAAAAGGTGATTGGCGAACTGGATGAGACAGAGATCTTGGGACTCGACGCCGACGCGTATAAAGACGGTGCTGTGCAATCTCGCCTCAAGGAGATGAAGTGGTACGACCGCGGAGCCAATAAAGAAATCTCTATGTACGATCGCATCAAGGGCGGTCGTGGCGGCGTGAAGAAATCTCTCCAGAAGGCTTTGGAGGAAGCCGAATCCGGGAAAACACTTGATGCCACAAAGATTTCGGACGATGGAACCCGTGCGCTTCCGGAATCCAAACAGACGGAAGCAAACTTGGCAGAACTGGCGAGACAAGACAAGAATGATGCGCGGCCACTTGGGAAGCTCACCAGTCTGGTGGAATCGCCTAATTTCCAGATTCAGCGCCTTGATGTTGGTCTGTTGAACGATCCCAAAGCGGCAGCAGCGCTTGCCGCAGCAACCCCGCAAGCGCTCTCGCGTTTAGCGCAGCACCCCGAACAGTCCTCCGCATTCCAGGCGGGTCTTGCCGAGGCACTGGCGGATCCGGCGGTCGCAGGCAAAACGAAAGGTCAAATGCGCGAGGCGATGCTCATGAGCGCGGGCGACAGCAGCAAACTGCACGAATCGTTTGGCTACAACCAAACAACAAACACTGTTTCGACAGAAGGAGCCGCGGCACTCAAGTCAGCGCTCAAAGCACGTCCCGAACTTGCCATTAAATTTGGCGGGGATATCACGGTGAAAAACGGGTTTGGGAAAGCAATCGCGGCCAACATCGACATTAATCAGCTAAGCCAGGCATACCGTTCTGCCGACGCGACGCAGAAAGACGACTACGCGAAGGTCTTTGAAAATCTCGGCGATCTTCTTGACGATCGTACGATGGAACTTGAGCGCACGGTGGAGGATCGTACACTGGTGAGCAAGATAGCTATCCAGAATCAACTTGCAGGAATTTCGCTCTCGGACGGAGAGCGCGCGGCGATTGATGCTCTGCATGCAACAGAAAAAGAGTTAGCCGCTATCAAGCGCAACATGGATAATTTCCGCCGCCTCAACCCCAATAGTACCTAACATGGAGGACGTGTCTCCCGCCCAATCTGCCGCGTATCCAACGGAGGTCTACGACATCTTAGCCGATGAGAGCTCTATCGATGTGATTCGCGCTATCATGCGCGACCATCATTTGGAAGAGAAAGCGTATGAGGTGCTTGCGCCAATTCAGCGTCTGATGGTAGAGGGGAAGTTGGAACCGAAAAATCTTTCGGCGCGTTTTGAGGAACGGCTGAAGCTTCCACCGGAGCAGGCGCGCGTCTTGGCTCACGACGTCCTGCAAAAACTTCTACGTTCTCTTGCACCGTGGATCCCTGCGATTTCTTCTGCCATGAATGAAACGGGAGTCTCCCCGATCGTCCCTGCTCCCGTGCCGGACCTTCCCGTCCCGCTTACTCCCATGATGTTTGTGGAGCGTGAACTAGAGAAGTTTCACTTGGAGCTGCCGGAACCTCGCGTGCAGGACCGCTTTCGTACACTGCTTGCAAATTTTGTCGCCGGCTCCAAGCCGCGCGCAGAGGTAATGGACATGCTCACACGGGCACGAAAAGTGGGAGGGCTGGAGCTTGATGCTGCAGCGTCTGAAGAACTCCTGCGCGGATTAGAAGAAGAGGCAAAAAATACCGTGATCGCCAAACCACTCAAGCCGGAAGTTCCTGTGCGTCTTCCCCCGCTTCCTCAACCCGCATCCGCTCCTGTCGCCCCGCAAAAAAAATTCGAGGCAGAAACGATAAAACCCGAAGATCAATCGGAAGTGGAAGCGCACAAAGGACGTATCCCGACTCACCCCCCTCTGCACAACATAGACGAAGCGATGGCAGAGGTTGTGAAAGTTGCAAAGGCGCTTGCCTTGTCCGAAAAAGAGGCACGTCAGTTTTCGCACATTGCGGATACGCGTTTGAAAGATGTGCGGGATGCCTACGCAACGCGGCGTGCGCTTGAAGATGAACCGGTCTTTGGTGGTCTCGGACTTTCTGGCACCCGCCTCTCGCAAGCCTTAGAAATTATTGAGGGGGCTTACAGCCGGCTTGAACAGTCTGCACACGAGACGCTGCGCCAGCAACGTGATGCGTACATCCGCGCGCGTCAGGAAAAACACCTCAAGCCGGAAATACCGGAACCAGATTCTTCGTCTCTACCCGCACCCGTTCCCTCGTCGCCTCCGCCACATGCTTCGCGCGGGCGCGTGCAAGATGTTGCCCCGCCTCGGCGTTTGTCCGGACCACTGGAAGAGCTTGCCACGATGGGGCTAGCCGATTTCCGCCGGTTGGGCGCAAATGAAAGAGAATCCTCCGACCGCATTGTTCAGATGTTGGAACTTCTCGGCGAAGAGTCCTACGGGAAACGTCTAGCGGGACTTCAGGCTTGGCGTAAGAGTCCACTTACCGCCCAATACATTTCCCTCCTCACGCAGGCTCTGCGTGACCACAAGTCCGTGGCAGACATTCTGGCGGTTCATCGTAAAGTAGGGGAGGATACCCTCTCGCTTGGGGAGTTTCAAGCGCTGGTTCTCCTCAACGGAAGACTGAAGATTTGATATACTCGACCTGTGCAGTCCCAATTTACTGTTCCACAATTCATAGATGCCGAGGATAAAATTATCGGACCGATCACGGTTCGGCAGTTTGTCATCCTGCTTGTGGCGGGACTCTTAGCCACGCTCTTTTATCGCCTCTTTGATTTCTCCTTATTCCTCTTGATAGCGGTACCCCTTCTTATGTTTTCGGGACTTCTTGCGTTCATGAAAGTAAACGGCGTACCGGTGCATTTTTTCATCTTGAACGTTATTCAGACGTTTCGCCGTCCGGCGCGTCGCGTATGGGATAAATCCCTTACAGACGCCCAACTGAAAGAGCGCATGCACGCAGAAGTAGTTGTCGCGTTACCGGAAACTCCGCGAAAAGCGCCGCTCAATAGCTCGCGTATCGCGGACCTGTCGCTTATTGTAAACACGGGTGGTGTGTACAACCCTGACGAAGATACGGTGTATGGCTCGCAAAAATGATCCGCAAAAACAAAAGAAGGCTAAGCCGGGATTGCCGACCCAGCGGTATCTTGATATCGCGGAGGTTCGGGAAGACAGTGTGGTGCTGAAAGACGGAACGATGCGTGCCGTGCTTATGGTCTCGAGCATTAACTTTGCGCTCAAAAGCGAGGACGAGCAGACCGCGATTATCCAGAGCTATATGGCATTTTTGAACGCGCTTGAATACCCCATTCAAGTCGTCATCCAGTCGCGCAAGATGAATATTGATCGTTATCTGAAGACGCTTGCGAGTGCTGAGCGCACGACGCAAAACGATGCGCTACGCAATCAAATCACCGATTACCGTGCCTTTGTGCGCGAGCTGGTGAGTCTTGGCGAGATCATGGAGAAGCGTTTTTACGTCGTCGTCCCTTATGACCCACACACGGACAAAGGAAAGGGATTTTTCCGCCGCTTGAAGGAATCGCTCTCTCCCTCCACCGTACTTCGTCTCAAAGCCAAGCAATTTGCAGACCGGTTGGAGCAACTCAATCGCCGTGTCTCTATTATCCAGGGGGCACTGCAGAGCATGTCGCTTAGTAGCGCGCGTCTGGACACACAGGGACTCATAGAACTCTACTACATTGCGTACAACCCTGACGTGTTTGAGCAAGAGCGTATGACGGATATTTCTAAACTGCGCGTGGAAGAAAACTTTTAGTTATGGCTTTTGACGTTTCACAATTAAAACGCGATGCGACTTCGAGCGCGCCACAGGCGGCGCCGACGCTTTCGGATAAAGAAATCCAAGAACAGGAGACGACACAACTTATTGAAGAGGAGCGCATTTATGCGCGCGGCACGGCGGCGGTGCGCGACCTCATTGCGCCCGCGGCGTTTGAAGTGAACCCGCGCTTTCTTCTGCTTTCAGGCGTGTATGTGCGCACGATCTTCATTGTCAATTATCCGCGGTACGTGTCGGTGGGGTGGTCGGCGTCTATCATCAACATGAACAAGACGTTTGACGTCGGCATGTTCTTCTATCCCGTGAAGGCCTCCATTATTCTCAAGCAATTGCAGAAGAAAGTCGGCGTGCTTGAAGCGGGAATTGCGGGCGATCACGAAAAAGGCAAGCCGCGCGATCCTATTAAGGAAACGGCACTTCGCGACATTGAACAATTGCGCGACGACCTCACACAAGGTATTGAGCACTTTTTCCAGTTTGCTTTCTATCTGACTATCTATGCCAAGACCGAAGACGATCTGGACCGGCTAAGCGGGGAGATTGAGTCTGAGTTTGGCGGGAAGCTCATCTTCAGCAAAAAAGGTTTTTATCAGTCCGAGCAGGGATTCAACTCTACGCTCCCGCTTGGCAATGACGAACTCCTCATTACGTTTAACATGAACACCTCGCCTATCGCGAGTTCATTCCCGTTCATTTCTGCCGATCTCACTTCCGACAACGGTATTCTCTATGGCGTAAATCGGCACAACAACAGTTTGATTATCTTCGATCGGTTCAGCCTGCAAAACGCGAACTCTGTGGTCTTTGCTACGTCGGGTGCGGGGAAAAGTTATGCCATTAAACTGGAGATCATCCGCTCGCTGATGCTTGGCACGGAAGTGATTGTGATTGACCCGGAGATGGAATACAAAACGCTCTCCGAAGCGGTGGGCGGAACATATGTAAACATCTCGCTTTCGTCAGAGGCGAAAGTCAATCCTTTTGACCTCCCGCGTCCCAAAGGAGAGGAGGCCGATGTTGACGACATTATCCGTTCGGCGGTCATTACGCTTAAGGGATTGCTCCGTATCATGATTGGTCAACCGATCGGGGGGAGCTCGGTGATT harbors:
- a CDS encoding peptidoglycan DD-metalloendopeptidase family protein, with amino-acid sequence MFRVPFFPSIRFLPRVFWIVMAFFLFCENGCNLKSADDIAALRAEHPDGANTGGEDTGHGEDDESPPLPGGNDDGGEGGPTDEWGNPLPLLSLPFEEGDARLCTQGANDLPTHQFPSTKWGVDWDTSNTVDEPVFSPVPGVVHVHDDPTNGFGRHVCVELDDAINRSVCLAHLDAIFVADGTHVQAGQIIGIEGCTGNCTGDHVHMGLMEGDPSASADDLLSIPFAYQTRDVTTDEVMAYSLPVEDLVCGLTTGHHYESQLRAPRWHPDGVLVQVPGSPDIYVVDQGTLHLIEDEEVFSSYNWKFSNVVQISPREFACWDVGETLMVPECYRAAVDSNGMAWMAYECADNPGRFRRPVPFQPAEAVLDSWGIVSVAPSGSVLAATLLSYPVGVGPAYLRDGTIVRETSSDQLYVIIESVAMPFDDPSVWEVLGLSRLPVIVVPDGTLESIVLATGDCDAYQGCVDWTRVLQCGGSISTDWVEDGGTGGDDPPEDPACLMDADGDGVVDCDDNCPLHDNADQGDVDADGVGDSCDPDADGDSVPNGEDCDMFDASVGECPPPGDDDAVPDDDDETPPADDDDSHDEEPEHPPADDDATEDVPDDDVTEEPTPSSDDDSTDPPEELEDDPTPPPTPDDPPVIEGTSILEIFYTPPPFLSPYTEISLSGEYILADGSYGLLWTSGLMTMVNAGSLYFLLPGVASGDTFRFSIEFYDAPMNYLNWACVPPAPYATAGTLSAFVDGNPVSIALIDNFLGGCEDFVMIP
- a CDS encoding PrgI family protein; this encodes MQSQFTVPQFIDAEDKIIGPITVRQFVILLVAGLLATLFYRLFDFSLFLLIAVPLLMFSGLLAFMKVNGVPVHFFILNVIQTFRRPARRVWDKSLTDAQLKERMHAEVVVALPETPRKAPLNSSRIADLSLIVNTGGVYNPDEDTVYGSQK
- a CDS encoding DUF87 domain-containing protein, producing MAFDVSQLKRDATSSAPQAAPTLSDKEIQEQETTQLIEEERIYARGTAAVRDLIAPAAFEVNPRFLLLSGVYVRTIFIVNYPRYVSVGWSASIINMNKTFDVGMFFYPVKASIILKQLQKKVGVLEAGIAGDHEKGKPRDPIKETALRDIEQLRDDLTQGIEHFFQFAFYLTIYAKTEDDLDRLSGEIESEFGGKLIFSKKGFYQSEQGFNSTLPLGNDELLITFNMNTSPIASSFPFISADLTSDNGILYGVNRHNNSLIIFDRFSLQNANSVVFATSGAGKSYAIKLEIIRSLMLGTEVIVIDPEMEYKTLSEAVGGTYVNISLSSEAKVNPFDLPRPKGEEADVDDIIRSAVITLKGLLRIMIGQPIGGSSVIGFTPQEDSILDRALIETYAKKDITAETRDLTGLEMPIMQDLIDILAGMEGAGNLVERLEKYATGTFSGLLNSPTTVEMNNQLVVYSVRDLEDELRPTAVYTIVNHIWNVVRSERKKRLLVIDEAWWLMQHDDSAKFIFALVKRARKYYLGVTTITQDVNDFLRSPYGQAIVTNSSLQLLMKQSPAGVELVKETFHLTDNEKYLLLEAGVGEGILFAGSKHAAIKVVASYNEDRIITTNPEQLLRIEEERAKAAAENAPTETGGRPDIRTQAAAALEAPENLV